The DNA sequence AATTTAACAGAAGCTGAATGTGAAGCAATGTTTCAATTGGAAAAAATGGCTATGTTTTATTTACCAAGAATTTGCAATCATTGTTTAAATCCTGCTTGTGTTGCATCTTGTCCATCCGGCGCAATTTACAAAAGAGGTGAAGACGGCATAGTTCTAATAAATCAAAAAGTCTGCCGTGCATGGAGAATGTGTGTTTCAGCTTGTCCGTACAAAAAATCTTTCTATAACTGGAATACTGGGAAATCAGAAAAGTGTATTTTATGTTATCCCCGATTAGAAGCTGGATATGCCCCTGCATGCATGCATTCGTGTGTGGGAAGAATTCGCTATTTAGGAGTTTTGTTATATGATGCAGAAAAAATTGAAGCCGCAGCTTCAGTACCTGAAAACGAATTGATAAATAGTCAGCTTGATCTTATTCTTGATCCGTATGACGAACAAGTAATTCAATTTGCACAGAAAAACGGAATTGCGGATTCAACTTTAAAAGCTGCACAAACTTCACCAATCTATAAATTTGTTAAAAAATGGGGTATGGCACTTCCGCTACATGCAGAATACCGAACTTTGCCAATGCTATTTTATGTTCCTCCAATGATGCCTATTATGGCATCGTTAACAGAAACCGATAATTCAACGCAGGCAGAGAAACTTGATCCTATTGCAAAATTTTGGAATAAACATTACAAATATAACACTAGTTCAAACTCTATAATTCAAACTATTGATCAAGCTAGATTTCCTATTAAATATATGGCAAATTTATTTGGTACGGGAAATGAAGAAAAATTAATTCAAGTACTTAAAAAACAATTAGCTGTTAGGATTCATCGCAGACACATAACTGTTGGTGATATTAATGCGGAATTAGCAAGAGTTTCCTTAACAGAAGTAAACTTAAACGAAGAAACTGCAGATGACATATATCGATTAACATCCCTTGCCAAATTTGAAGATAGATTCAATATTCCACCAGCGCATCGTGAACAAGCAATCGAAATGATGGAATTTACAGGTGATGTAAAAGGATCAACTGGATTTGGTTTTAGAGAGATTCCACAGAGAGGACTTTAATGTTAAATAGAGAAGCTTTAAAAAGTTATGAGATTTATGCTGATGTGTTTTCATATCCTGAAAGTTCCTTGATTGAAAAAATTGAAAAGGTTCAAGAATATTTAACTATTAAATATCCAGAAGCTTCAAAAATTTTTAATAACTTTTGTGATTTTTCAAAAATTATTAATAAAAAATCTTGGGAAGAAATCTACACACGTTCCTTTGATGTTCAGGCATTAACTACTC is a window from the Ignavibacteriota bacterium genome containing:
- the narH gene encoding nitrate reductase subunit beta; translated protein: MDVRSQIAMVFHLDKCIGCHTCSIACKNIWTDRKGAEYMWWNNVETKPGTGYPTKWEDQDIYKGGWKRNGNDKINLRGSGKLKGLLNIFHNPYLPVLDDYYEPWTYKYLDLIESPASNDQPTAVPISLVTGKQIDIKGGPNWDDDLSGTLEYARQDPNLENLTEAECEAMFQLEKMAMFYLPRICNHCLNPACVASCPSGAIYKRGEDGIVLINQKVCRAWRMCVSACPYKKSFYNWNTGKSEKCILCYPRLEAGYAPACMHSCVGRIRYLGVLLYDAEKIEAAASVPENELINSQLDLILDPYDEQVIQFAQKNGIADSTLKAAQTSPIYKFVKKWGMALPLHAEYRTLPMLFYVPPMMPIMASLTETDNSTQAEKLDPIAKFWNKHYKYNTSSNSIIQTIDQARFPIKYMANLFGTGNEEKLIQVLKKQLAVRIHRRHITVGDINAELARVSLTEVNLNEETADDIYRLTSLAKFEDRFNIPPAHREQAIEMMEFTGDVKGSTGFGFREIPQRGL